The Lutra lutra chromosome 15, mLutLut1.2, whole genome shotgun sequence genome includes a region encoding these proteins:
- the S100A14 gene encoding protein S100-A14 — translation MGQCRSASAEDAQEFSDVERAIETLIKNFHQYSVEGGKETLTPSELQDLVTQQLPHLMPSNCGLEEKIANLGSCNDSKLEFGSFWELIGEAARSVKLESPVRGS, via the exons ATGGGACAGTGTCGGTCAGCCAGTGCTGAG GATGCGCAGGAATTCAGCGACGTGGAGAGGGCCATCGAGACCCTCATCAAGAACTTCCACCAGTATTCtgtggagggtgggaaggagacgCTGACCCCCTCTGAACTTCAGGACCTGGTCACACAGCAGCTGCCCCACCTCATGCCG AGCAACTGTGGGCTGGAAGAGAAAATCGCCAACTTGGGCAGCTGTAACGACTCTAAACTAGAGTTTGGGAGTTTCTGGGAGCTGATTGGAGAAGCAGCCAGGAGTGTGAAGCTGGAAAGTCCTGTCCGGGGCAGCTGA
- the S100A16 gene encoding protein S100-A16: MADGYTELEKAVVVLVENFYKYVSKHSLVNNKISKSSFRKMLQKELNHMLTDTGNRKAADKLIQSLDANHDGRISFDEYWTLIGGITSPIANLIRQQEQQNSG, from the exons ATGGCGGACGGTTACACGGAGCTGGAGAAGGCGGTTGTGGTCCTGGTGGAAAACTTCTACAAATACGTGTCAAAACACAGCCTGGTCAACAACAAGATCAGCAAGAGCAGCTTCCGGAAGATGCTTCAGAAAGAGCTCAACCACATGCTGACG GACACGGGAAACCGAAAGGCTGCGGACAAGCTCATCCAGAGCCTGGACGCCAACCACGATGGACGCATCAGCTTCGACGAGTACTGGACCTTGATAGGTGGCATCACCAGCCCCATTGCCAACCTTATCCGCCAACAGGAACAGCAGAACAGCGGCTAG
- the S100A1 gene encoding protein S100-A1 has product MGSELETAMETLIDVFHAHSGKEGDKYKLSKKELKGLLQTELSGFLHAQKDADAVDKVMKELDENGDGEVDFQEYVVLVAALTVACNNFFWENS; this is encoded by the exons ATGGGCTCTGAGCTGGAGACAGCGATGGAGACCCTCATCGATGTGTTCCACGCGCATTCGGGCAAGGAGGGAGACAAGTACAAGCTGAGCAAGAAGGAGCTGAAAGGGCTGCTGCAGACGGAGCTCTCGGGCTTCCTGCAT gcccagaAAGATGCAGATGCCGTGGACAAGGTGATGAAAGAGCTAGACGAGAATGGAGATGGGGAGGTGGACTTCCAGGAGTACGTGGTGCTGGTGGCTGCCCTCACAGTGGCCTGTAACAACTTTTTCTGGGAGAACAGCTAA
- the S100A13 gene encoding protein S100-A13, protein MAAEPLTELEAAIETVVTTFFTFAGQEGRKGSLSINEFRELATQQLPHLLKDVGSLDEKMKSLDVNRDSRLKFHEYWRLIGELAKEIRRERALETHKK, encoded by the exons ATGGCGGCAGAGCCGCTGACGGAGCTGGAGGCGGCCATTGAGACGGTGGTCACCACCTTCTTCACCTTCGCGGGGCAGGAGGGCCGGAAGGGCAGTCTCAGCATCAATGAGTTTAGGGAACTGGCCACTCAGCAGTTGCCTCACTTGCTCAAG GACGTGGGCTCCTTAGATGAGAAGATGAAGAGCTTGGATGTGAATCGGGACTCTAGGCTCAAGTTCCATGAGTACTGGAGACTGATAGGGGAGCTGGCCAAGGAGATCCGGAGGGAGAGGGCCCTGGAGACGCACAAGAAGTGA